A DNA window from uncultured Methanoregula sp. contains the following coding sequences:
- a CDS encoding helix-turn-helix domain-containing protein — translation MTKHTCTLMHCDSMVRVLLPPMRAEMVSRLVQKQGLSQSDAAKRLGVTRAAVSQYLSRKRGAGEVMISSELDAMIDRWALAVVTGESDINLCDVCQCAKKKF, via the coding sequence ATGACAAAACATACCTGTACCCTTATGCACTGCGATTCCATGGTCAGGGTCCTGTTACCCCCCATGAGAGCGGAGATGGTCTCAAGGCTCGTGCAGAAGCAGGGGCTCAGTCAGAGTGATGCTGCGAAACGTCTTGGGGTAACCAGGGCCGCGGTCTCGCAGTACCTGAGCAGGAAGAGGGGTGCAGGAGAAGTGATGATCTCATCCGAGCTGGATGCCATGATCGACCGGTGGGCACTTGCGGTAGTTACCGGTGAAAGCGACATCAACCTGTGCGATGTCTGCCAGTGTGCCAAAAAGAAATTCTGA
- a CDS encoding uridylate kinase: protein MITLRELSTESRRTSLVVKIGGSLQASIPSLVPILSESERPLFIIPGGGTFADAVRAADVDDDTAHWMAIAAMEQYGRLISSHGIPVTAQLVVPDKTTIFLPCASLRTTDPLPHSWDVTSDSIAAWVAEQLDLDLLLLKSTDGIVFEGGLQENITEPVKTDVVDPFFIPFILKNKIRTAIIRGSAPERVRDFLKGLPVPGTSIGTTF from the coding sequence ATGATAACGCTGCGCGAACTATCAACAGAATCGAGAAGGACGTCATTGGTGGTCAAGATCGGGGGAAGTCTCCAGGCCAGCATCCCGAGTCTTGTACCCATACTCTCAGAGTCAGAACGACCCCTGTTCATTATTCCCGGAGGAGGGACATTTGCAGATGCAGTCAGAGCGGCAGATGTTGATGATGATACCGCCCACTGGATGGCAATTGCGGCAATGGAACAGTACGGGCGGCTCATTTCATCGCACGGGATACCTGTAACCGCGCAGCTTGTGGTCCCCGATAAAACAACCATTTTCTTACCCTGTGCATCACTCAGGACAACCGATCCCCTGCCCCATTCATGGGACGTCACCTCCGATTCGATCGCAGCGTGGGTAGCTGAACAACTAGACCTCGATCTTCTCCTCCTGAAATCCACAGATGGGATAGTGTTTGAAGGAGGTTTACAGGAAAATATCACGGAACCGGTAAAAACCGATGTGGTTGATCCGTTTTTTATTCCATTCATCCTGAAAAACAAGATACGGACAGCAATCATCAGGGGATCTGCCCCTGAACGAGTCCGGGATTTCCTCAAAGGATTGCCCGTACCAGGCACTTCAATTGGTACAACCTTTTAA
- the map gene encoding type II methionyl aminopeptidase, whose product MKDEVFEKYRDAGSIAATILREGAQEIRVGVSYLDLVESIESRVRKEDAELAFPLNVSLNEDAAHDTASYGDKRIFAQGDVVKLDLGVQIDGYIADTATTVDLGRNSLLLQASEQALEAAIKTIKPGVTAGDLGAAIQKEIEGRGYRPISNLTGHGLDQYVLHRSPTIPNVDIGGGVVLEEGMVFAIEPFATTGSGHVGEKTRMEIYSQISKKPVRIPSARIVMEKIKDRNGLPFARRWMGEKKLDITFPSLVRSQILHGYPVLADIPGSLVSQHEHTVIVTSDGCIVTTR is encoded by the coding sequence ATGAAGGACGAGGTTTTTGAAAAATACCGGGATGCGGGCAGCATTGCAGCGACAATTCTCCGGGAGGGAGCGCAGGAGATACGAGTCGGAGTTTCCTATCTGGATCTCGTCGAATCTATCGAGTCGAGGGTCCGTAAGGAGGACGCAGAGCTGGCTTTTCCCCTCAATGTCTCGTTAAACGAGGATGCCGCGCATGACACCGCATCCTACGGTGACAAGAGAATATTCGCCCAGGGGGATGTAGTGAAACTGGATCTCGGCGTCCAGATTGACGGATACATTGCAGACACCGCAACAACCGTGGATCTTGGGCGCAATTCCCTTTTACTCCAGGCATCCGAACAGGCGCTGGAAGCTGCAATAAAAACTATCAAACCCGGCGTAACCGCCGGGGATCTGGGGGCCGCGATCCAGAAGGAGATCGAAGGAAGAGGATATCGCCCCATCTCCAACCTGACCGGCCACGGGCTGGACCAGTATGTTCTCCACCGGTCTCCAACAATTCCCAACGTGGATATCGGGGGAGGAGTTGTTCTTGAAGAGGGTATGGTATTTGCCATCGAGCCGTTCGCAACCACCGGCAGCGGTCATGTGGGAGAGAAGACCAGGATGGAGATCTATTCACAGATCTCGAAAAAGCCGGTGCGCATCCCTTCGGCACGCATTGTTATGGAGAAGATCAAGGACCGGAACGGGCTTCCGTTTGCCCGCAGGTGGATGGGTGAGAAGAAACTCGACATTACCTTCCCCTCGCTGGTCAGGTCGCAGATCCTTCACGGGTACCCGGTGCTTGCTGACATACCCGGCTCCCTTGTCTCCCAGCACGAACACACGGTAATCGTTACCAGCGACGGCTGCATCGTTACCACCCGGTGA
- a CDS encoding helix-turn-helix domain-containing protein, translated as MYPPQLPPSSKTVLEILDAGGAMTHKDLVQKSHLAPRTVRYALKKLKERQLIIEKFNFRDARQIIYQNRTEQTNKPQPACV; from the coding sequence ATGTATCCTCCACAACTGCCACCGTCCTCAAAGACGGTGCTTGAGATACTGGATGCGGGTGGGGCGATGACCCACAAAGATCTTGTACAGAAGAGCCACCTTGCACCCCGAACCGTGCGCTATGCGTTAAAGAAACTCAAAGAGCGGCAGCTCATCATTGAGAAGTTCAACTTCCGTGATGCCCGCCAGATCATCTACCAGAACCGTACTGAACAGACTAACAAGCCACAACCGGCGTGCGTATGA
- a CDS encoding ATP-binding protein: MSGDSEILRIMEVVLTAEIVNQNPELDINDLTPACREIFGVTTGSDVKRPVYVSDGLIKRSLAIADAHQKLAANPFIAYEEFGQRLKITALEPAAQWFLKQGGTSLIALNPALAFYFEKLDNTGISYKEVRIANPPFEDTKAHLDARLSKLVGEDEKLRGALDLVIINAPEEVEQHIGDLVCTAEQLAIIAKIQHALTHREFLLQHRIYEIGKLLFVGPPGTGKTSLALAMSRTMHMPVLEVRLSMITSQYLGETSKNIDRIFELAKKLSPAILFIDEFDFVAKSRTADDHGAMKRAVNSLLKNIDKINLIKNGVLLIGATNHPQLLDEAAWRRFDEVVEFSLPDEEMRKNILKKVTSSLNCQLDYQELASKTEGFSGSDLRMMIKEAILSALMDKRKTIIRDDIEKGISMVRTREAIRHLNWL, translated from the coding sequence ATGTCTGGTGATTCTGAAATCCTGCGAATAATGGAAGTCGTTCTGACCGCTGAAATAGTCAACCAGAACCCAGAACTTGATATCAATGACCTGACGCCCGCATGCCGCGAGATCTTTGGCGTCACTACAGGGTCCGATGTCAAGCGACCGGTCTACGTCAGTGACGGCCTGATCAAACGCTCCCTGGCAATTGCGGACGCCCATCAGAAACTTGCCGCAAATCCGTTCATTGCTTACGAAGAATTCGGGCAGAGGCTCAAGATAACTGCCCTTGAGCCGGCCGCGCAGTGGTTCCTGAAACAGGGAGGTACATCCCTTATCGCTCTCAATCCGGCGCTCGCATTTTATTTCGAAAAACTGGATAACACGGGCATTTCCTACAAGGAAGTCCGTATCGCAAATCCGCCATTCGAAGATACCAAGGCTCACCTGGATGCCCGGCTCTCAAAACTTGTCGGTGAAGACGAGAAACTGAGGGGCGCCCTTGATCTTGTCATCATCAACGCACCTGAAGAGGTTGAACAACACATCGGGGATCTGGTCTGCACCGCGGAACAGCTGGCAATCATCGCGAAGATCCAGCATGCCCTCACCCATCGAGAATTCCTGCTTCAGCACCGGATCTATGAGATTGGAAAACTCCTCTTCGTGGGTCCCCCGGGCACCGGTAAAACATCCCTTGCCCTTGCCATGTCGCGGACCATGCACATGCCGGTTCTCGAAGTGCGCCTTTCCATGATCACCTCCCAGTATCTCGGGGAAACTTCCAAGAATATCGATCGTATCTTCGAACTGGCAAAGAAACTCTCCCCCGCAATCCTCTTTATCGATGAATTTGATTTCGTTGCCAAGAGCAGGACTGCCGACGATCATGGGGCTATGAAGCGGGCCGTCAACTCGCTTTTGAAAAATATCGATAAGATAAACCTCATCAAGAACGGGGTGCTCCTGATCGGTGCAACCAACCACCCGCAGCTGCTGGATGAAGCTGCATGGCGCCGGTTCGATGAAGTTGTCGAATTCTCACTTCCCGATGAGGAGATGCGGAAAAACATTCTAAAAAAAGTCACTTCATCGCTCAACTGTCAGCTGGATTACCAGGAGCTGGCATCGAAAACAGAAGGTTTCTCAGGTTCGGATCTCCGTATGATGATCAAGGAGGCTATCCTGTCCGCGCTCATGGACAAACGCAAGACAATCATCCGCGATGATATCGAGAAGGGTATCTCCATGGTACGGACCCGGGAAGCCATCCGCCACCTCAACTGGTTGTAA
- a CDS encoding malate dehydrogenase, which translates to MAKVTIIGATGNVGMFAAHAISAIPHVSEILLHGREGREALLKGIAQDLGDSFAARGTDIRVNWTTNLKDIAGSDVVIITAGVPRTPDQDRMDLATGNGRIIADLAREIGAIAPNTKILMVTNPVDVMTSVALKYSGLEPHQVFGLGTHLDSMRLKSLIASYFHVHVSEVHTRIIGEHGESMVPLWSATTIGGIKISNLPDFSHLPMQDIITSVKCSGQSIIQNKGSTVYGPGEAIASLVRTVLSDENRILTVSAYIKSEVHGMGDVCIGVPARINNKGVFPIAIRLEESEAIAFRESVEKIRESTKKVLAFLEE; encoded by the coding sequence ATGGCAAAAGTGACCATTATTGGTGCGACCGGCAACGTCGGTATGTTTGCCGCCCACGCGATTTCAGCAATTCCCCACGTGAGTGAGATCCTTCTCCATGGGAGGGAAGGACGAGAGGCTCTTTTAAAAGGTATTGCTCAGGACCTCGGGGACTCATTTGCTGCGCGGGGAACCGACATCCGTGTCAACTGGACAACAAATCTCAAAGATATTGCCGGATCCGATGTAGTCATCATCACCGCGGGAGTACCCCGCACACCAGATCAGGATCGTATGGATCTTGCAACCGGTAACGGGAGAATCATCGCAGATCTTGCCCGGGAGATTGGCGCAATAGCGCCGAACACCAAGATTCTCATGGTGACAAATCCCGTCGATGTCATGACATCGGTTGCCCTGAAATATTCAGGCCTTGAGCCCCACCAGGTCTTTGGCCTTGGCACCCATCTGGACTCTATGCGTCTGAAGTCGCTCATCGCCTCTTACTTCCATGTTCATGTCAGCGAAGTCCACACGCGCATTATCGGCGAACATGGGGAGAGCATGGTCCCGCTCTGGTCCGCAACAACGATTGGCGGTATCAAGATCTCGAATCTGCCGGATTTTTCGCACCTGCCCATGCAGGATATCATCACATCGGTCAAGTGCAGCGGACAGTCTATCATACAAAACAAAGGATCCACGGTCTACGGGCCGGGTGAGGCTATTGCGTCACTGGTCAGGACCGTCCTTTCCGATGAAAACCGTATCCTCACCGTATCTGCATATATCAAAAGCGAAGTGCACGGCATGGGGGATGTCTGTATCGGTGTTCCCGCCAGAATCAACAACAAAGGTGTTTTTCCCATTGCTATTCGTCTTGAAGAGTCGGAAGCAATTGCCTTCCGAGAATCTGTTGAAAAGATCCGGGAAAGTACGAAAAAAGTTCTTGCGTTTCTGGAAGAATAA
- the nadC gene encoding carboxylating nicotinate-nucleotide diphosphorylase yields the protein MVQIHHLLHYIEEDSPFGDVTSEAIIPDINCSAVIKAEQEGVVAGLEEAAALFEYYQVKTRSPVHDGDRVTAGAVILEMSGNARKILLVERTALNIIGRMSGIATQTRRMADIIASVSPSCRIAGTRKTAPGSRAIDKKAICVGGGDPHRTSLSDGILIKDNHLALVPLETAIQKARAVSSYRVIEVEVETPQDAQKAAEAGADIILLDNMSPGQICSAVELLKKCGLRDRVVLEISGGVDENSLRSYAACGADTISMGALTHTVRNFSVTLELRP from the coding sequence ATGGTACAGATTCACCACCTTCTGCACTATATCGAGGAGGATTCCCCGTTCGGGGATGTGACATCGGAAGCCATCATTCCCGATATCAACTGTTCGGCGGTTATAAAAGCCGAACAGGAGGGTGTTGTTGCCGGCCTTGAAGAGGCAGCTGCACTGTTTGAATACTACCAGGTGAAAACGAGATCCCCGGTTCACGACGGTGACCGGGTTACTGCGGGGGCCGTAATTCTTGAAATGTCAGGTAATGCCAGGAAGATCCTGCTCGTTGAGCGTACAGCCCTCAACATCATCGGAAGGATGAGCGGCATTGCAACACAGACACGGAGGATGGCGGATATTATTGCATCGGTCAGTCCCTCCTGCCGGATCGCCGGCACAAGGAAGACTGCACCGGGTTCGCGTGCCATCGACAAGAAAGCGATATGTGTCGGAGGCGGGGATCCCCACCGGACCAGCCTGAGCGATGGGATCCTGATCAAGGATAACCATCTCGCGCTCGTCCCGCTGGAAACCGCGATCCAAAAAGCCCGGGCAGTATCCTCGTACCGGGTGATCGAAGTCGAGGTCGAGACACCGCAGGATGCACAAAAAGCCGCAGAAGCAGGTGCAGATATTATTCTTTTAGACAACATGAGCCCGGGCCAGATCTGCTCTGCAGTCGAACTCTTAAAAAAATGCGGGCTCCGGGATCGGGTTGTTCTTGAGATTTCCGGGGGGGTTGACGAGAACTCGCTCAGATCCTACGCAGCCTGCGGCGCCGATACCATCAGTATGGGAGCACTCACCCACACAGTAAGGAATTTTTCCGTAACCCTGGAACTCCGGCCATAA
- a CDS encoding MBL fold metallo-hydrolase, with product MKITLLGTGDAIGTPRVGCDCPQCTRAKAEGLTRLRTSLLIENEGKHLLIDSSPDLRFQLLRTGSPHIDAVIWTHGHYDHFIGFGEFYRVQNIPPVFAAPQVLNYCAETFRFLSFEKGAIQPYEPFEIFGITVTLFVVKHPPAFTCGILLETGESRVAFTSDTNIDIPKKSLDLLQNLDMLFLDAIVPSSIKIQKHMNYLEACTLAQRLSPKDFRCVHMSHFLPWDLPHLGKDGESFEFT from the coding sequence ATGAAAATAACCCTTCTTGGTACAGGGGATGCGATTGGAACACCCAGGGTAGGGTGTGACTGCCCCCAGTGTACCCGCGCAAAAGCAGAAGGGCTTACACGACTGAGGACATCCCTCCTCATAGAAAATGAGGGAAAGCACCTCCTCATCGACTCCTCACCGGATCTCCGTTTCCAGCTCCTCCGCACGGGTTCGCCGCATATCGATGCCGTGATCTGGACGCACGGGCACTACGATCATTTCATCGGTTTTGGGGAGTTCTACCGGGTCCAGAATATCCCCCCGGTCTTTGCTGCACCCCAGGTCCTGAACTATTGTGCAGAAACATTCCGGTTCCTTTCGTTTGAAAAAGGGGCGATTCAGCCATACGAGCCCTTCGAGATCTTCGGGATAACGGTCACCCTCTTCGTGGTCAAGCATCCCCCCGCGTTCACCTGCGGGATACTTCTCGAAACGGGTGAATCCCGGGTTGCGTTCACTTCCGACACCAACATCGATATTCCCAAAAAAAGCCTGGATCTCCTGCAGAATCTCGATATGTTATTTCTGGACGCAATCGTACCATCAAGCATCAAGATCCAGAAACACATGAACTATCTTGAGGCCTGCACTCTTGCACAACGATTATCGCCGAAAGATTTCCGCTGTGTCCATATGAGTCATTTTCTTCCCTGGGATCTCCCGCATCTTGGAAAAGATGGGGAATCTTTTGAATTCACTTGA
- a CDS encoding zinc finger domain-containing protein, producing the protein MSDKKCTSCSAPLAEEGATEFKCPACGVEISRCYRCREQSIPYVCPKCGFGGP; encoded by the coding sequence ATGTCTGATAAAAAGTGTACATCCTGCAGTGCTCCGCTCGCAGAAGAGGGCGCAACAGAATTCAAATGCCCCGCGTGCGGTGTTGAGATCAGCCGGTGCTACCGGTGCCGGGAACAGAGCATTCCCTACGTCTGCCCGAAATGTGGATTTGGGGGACCGTAA
- a CDS encoding phospholipase D-like domain-containing protein: protein MRTLVLVAIFFVSLVPIGAALQIVEFCPDPYLPDDADEYIVLSGNGTLDGITVSDNHGGFRFPAGTLAGDTVTVARSGPAYARAHGRNPDFEWMDYSPVIPNVVGGDPLKLANAKDELNLYNNGVLVQKIVWPGDVKPREGQIHFQKNGVWDPRPLMIGQSRLEPKTYKNVTVTAFVLPDSSDLQFTYAVNRASREILLNVYEFSSPSMVDSLVNASTRGVNISVLVEGGPVGGISPEEKAMIARLNQSGIVTLQMTPPKGGHAPYRYDHAKYMVIDGNAVFLTSENFKFSGFPPVGMSGNRGWGVYLEDSDLAAYFSEVFRSDINHDSVIAFPGTPGTAEQVSVPTRTAEFLPQRFEDAVVSPVISPDTSDQILSLIDSAQDTIEIEQAYITNETATTLNPYLAAAINASRRGVNVRILLDSYWYNTADNNDNDEMVLLINRIASDEHLPLEARCADLRINEIEKIHNKGVIVDGQYVLVSSINWNSNSPNFNREAGVIIDHPGVARYFGQVFEDDWSPSLRTPIEHMDYLKYAVAVAVIVLLLLMYYRRHHS from the coding sequence ATGCGCACCCTCGTCCTTGTTGCCATATTCTTTGTGAGTCTTGTCCCTATTGGTGCCGCCCTGCAGATTGTTGAGTTCTGTCCAGATCCATATCTACCCGATGACGCAGATGAATATATCGTTCTATCCGGCAATGGAACGCTCGATGGAATTACGGTCTCGGATAATCACGGGGGGTTCCGGTTTCCGGCGGGAACCCTGGCAGGAGATACTGTTACCGTTGCCCGAAGCGGGCCGGCATATGCCCGGGCCCATGGACGTAATCCGGATTTTGAATGGATGGACTACTCCCCGGTTATCCCCAATGTTGTCGGAGGCGATCCTCTTAAACTTGCCAATGCGAAGGACGAGCTCAATCTCTATAATAATGGAGTTCTTGTTCAGAAAATCGTCTGGCCGGGTGATGTAAAACCCCGTGAAGGGCAGATCCATTTCCAGAAAAACGGGGTATGGGATCCCCGTCCGCTGATGATCGGGCAGTCGCGCCTTGAGCCAAAAACATACAAAAATGTCACCGTAACCGCCTTTGTGCTCCCGGATAGTTCCGATCTGCAATTCACCTATGCCGTCAATAGAGCGTCGCGGGAGATCCTTCTGAATGTCTATGAGTTCTCAAGTCCGTCCATGGTGGATTCTCTTGTAAATGCCAGCACACGCGGTGTCAATATCAGCGTTCTCGTTGAAGGCGGGCCGGTGGGAGGGATATCTCCTGAGGAAAAAGCGATGATTGCGAGGCTGAACCAGAGCGGGATTGTAACCCTTCAGATGACCCCGCCCAAGGGGGGGCATGCGCCTTACCGTTATGATCATGCCAAGTACATGGTCATCGATGGCAATGCAGTTTTTTTAACCAGCGAAAATTTCAAATTCAGCGGTTTTCCACCGGTTGGGATGAGCGGCAACCGTGGCTGGGGAGTATACCTGGAAGACTCCGATCTTGCAGCATATTTTTCAGAAGTGTTCCGGTCGGATATCAACCACGACTCGGTCATCGCATTTCCCGGGACACCGGGGACTGCGGAGCAGGTATCAGTACCAACGCGCACTGCGGAATTTCTGCCACAGCGGTTTGAAGATGCAGTGGTCAGCCCAGTGATCTCTCCCGATACGAGCGATCAGATCCTCAGTCTTATCGACTCCGCGCAGGACACAATTGAGATAGAACAGGCTTATATCACCAATGAGACTGCAACGACCCTGAACCCGTACCTGGCAGCGGCTATCAATGCCTCGCGGAGGGGGGTTAATGTACGGATTCTCCTGGATTCCTACTGGTATAATACGGCAGATAATAACGACAATGACGAAATGGTCCTCCTGATCAACCGGATAGCATCCGATGAACACCTTCCTCTTGAAGCACGGTGTGCAGATCTCAGGATCAATGAAATAGAAAAAATCCATAATAAGGGGGTGATCGTGGACGGGCAATACGTGCTTGTGAGCAGTATCAACTGGAACAGCAATTCCCCGAATTTCAACCGGGAAGCCGGTGTTATAATCGATCATCCTGGTGTGGCCCGCTATTTTGGTCAGGTGTTCGAAGACGACTGGAGCCCCTCGTTAAGGACTCCCATAGAGCATATGGATTACCTGAAATATGCCGTGGCTGTTGCAGTGATTGTGCTGCTCCTGCTAATGTATTACCGGCGCCATCACAGCTGA
- the nadX gene encoding aspartate dehydrogenase — protein MIKIGLLGCGNIGHIIAHHTGSFAISSVYDQVFDRASEIADLCGGRAYKDFDSFLESDIDIVVEAASVSAARAHALDVLSHNKDMIIMSVGALTDVDFRDECRRTALAHGKKIYIPSGAIFGLDNLKIGNISKIDRLLLRTTKSPASLGLDTRERKQIFSGKANECIKAFPKNVNVSVAMSLAAGQDTDVELWVDPAVDRNVHELFFEGDFGETYIRVTNFPSPDNPATSYLAALSILSLLEKITDPIVIGT, from the coding sequence ATGATAAAAATCGGGCTGCTGGGCTGTGGAAATATCGGGCATATCATTGCACACCACACCGGCAGTTTTGCGATCTCTTCGGTGTACGATCAGGTTTTTGACCGGGCATCAGAAATCGCGGATCTCTGCGGGGGTCGGGCATACAAGGATTTCGATTCATTTCTCGAATCGGATATCGACATCGTTGTTGAGGCTGCATCCGTCAGCGCTGCCCGGGCTCATGCACTTGACGTGCTCTCGCACAACAAAGACATGATTATCATGAGTGTCGGGGCACTCACGGACGTGGATTTCCGGGACGAATGCCGCAGAACCGCCCTTGCCCACGGAAAGAAGATCTATATCCCGAGCGGGGCGATCTTCGGCCTCGACAATCTCAAGATAGGCAATATCTCAAAGATAGACCGCCTGCTCCTCAGGACCACCAAAAGCCCCGCATCGCTGGGCCTCGATACCAGGGAACGCAAACAGATCTTTTCAGGAAAAGCCAATGAATGCATCAAGGCATTCCCGAAGAATGTCAACGTATCGGTCGCCATGAGCCTCGCCGCCGGACAGGACACGGACGTTGAATTATGGGTCGATCCTGCGGTTGACCGGAATGTCCATGAATTGTTCTTCGAGGGAGACTTCGGCGAGACTTACATCCGGGTGACCAATTTCCCAAGCCCGGACAATCCGGCAACCAGTTATCTCGCCGCACTTTCCATACTCTCCCTCCTGGAAAAGATAACGGACCCCATTGTCATCGGAACATAA
- a CDS encoding Xaa-Pro peptidase family protein: protein MDPISAAIREQKADAYVMYASSRDADMRYMTQFTTSDPFIFFKKPGEKGAIIISQMETVRASRESTAAIITRAEAGLPEIMKTEKDPLRATAKMIAGITGKRILVPPQFPHGLATTLGEYCTVIVDNGTVLSMRARKTRAEIVTMKRVQKITESAMETAVHIIRKSSVKKGILYHKGAPLTSEYIRFVMHSHLLEHECCAVDTIVSCGEDTALPHMTGTGALKADEPIVIDLFPVEEKSGYYADMTRTVVKGEPSQEISDMYDALREAKQLGISRIRAGVSGSEAHQTVVDYFRDCGYESDTKGFTHNLGHGVGLQVHEMPTVGPAGKTLEKGNVITIEPGLYYPGIGGVRLEDIGAVTAKGFDKFTNFSEDLVV from the coding sequence ATGGATCCCATTTCAGCAGCAATCAGGGAGCAGAAGGCCGATGCCTATGTCATGTACGCTTCATCAAGGGATGCCGATATGCGTTATATGACGCAGTTTACAACCAGTGATCCGTTTATCTTTTTCAAAAAGCCCGGTGAAAAAGGTGCAATCATCATCTCCCAGATGGAGACCGTACGCGCATCGCGTGAATCAACTGCCGCAATCATAACAAGGGCAGAGGCCGGGCTTCCCGAGATCATGAAGACGGAAAAAGATCCTCTCCGCGCAACCGCAAAGATGATCGCCGGAATTACAGGGAAGCGAATTCTCGTCCCCCCGCAGTTCCCCCATGGTCTGGCAACCACGCTTGGGGAGTACTGTACGGTTATCGTGGATAACGGAACGGTCCTGTCGATGAGAGCAAGAAAAACCCGGGCCGAGATTGTAACAATGAAACGTGTCCAGAAAATAACGGAATCCGCAATGGAGACGGCAGTCCATATAATCCGGAAATCATCCGTGAAAAAAGGGATCCTCTACCATAAAGGGGCGCCCCTGACATCGGAATATATCCGATTCGTCATGCACAGCCACCTTCTGGAACACGAATGCTGTGCGGTGGATACGATCGTATCCTGCGGGGAGGATACGGCACTCCCCCATATGACCGGCACCGGTGCCCTGAAAGCGGATGAACCCATTGTCATCGATCTTTTCCCGGTTGAAGAGAAGAGCGGCTATTACGCAGACATGACACGGACAGTAGTGAAGGGAGAGCCGTCGCAAGAAATAAGCGATATGTATGATGCCCTGCGGGAGGCAAAACAACTGGGTATATCCAGAATCCGGGCCGGGGTATCGGGATCCGAGGCCCACCAGACGGTTGTTGATTATTTCCGGGACTGCGGTTACGAAAGCGATACGAAGGGTTTTACCCATAATCTGGGTCACGGTGTCGGCCTGCAGGTCCACGAGATGCCAACGGTTGGTCCAGCAGGAAAAACGCTTGAGAAAGGAAACGTGATCACCATAGAACCCGGGCTGTATTATCCAGGGATCGGGGGCGTACGGCTGGAGGATATCGGTGCAGTCACGGCAAAAGGCTTTGACAAATTCACGAATTTTTCCGAGGATCTGGTTGTATGA
- a CDS encoding elongation factor 1-beta, whose translation MGSVAVIMRVMPESPEVNLEQLKAALKEKLPGIQDVKEEPIGFGLKSIKFIAVVNDAGGETDMLEKTIGAIPGVERAEILEVTLT comes from the coding sequence ATGGGCAGTGTAGCTGTCATCATGCGGGTGATGCCCGAATCACCCGAAGTCAACCTGGAGCAGCTGAAAGCCGCACTCAAGGAGAAACTGCCGGGCATCCAGGACGTCAAGGAAGAACCAATCGGCTTTGGGCTCAAATCAATCAAGTTTATCGCAGTAGTGAACGATGCCGGCGGCGAAACCGATATGCTTGAAAAGACCATCGGCGCTATCCCCGGTGTCGAACGGGCAGAAATTCTTGAAGTGACATTAACCTGA
- a CDS encoding HEAT repeat domain-containing protein — MGENEAPAIVTEKKPRELTQDEKDALEVRRKQRVLEYISLLNDSSLNFRWRAAEALGTEGDETAVEPLIAALNDPYVDVQWLAAKSLGKIGDLRAVGPLISALGSPDKWLRTGAAWGLGKLRDKRAVPALIPLLKDAKKIVRKNAAWALGNIGDVAALVPLREASGDPDEDVRLAVEKAIRSIESGRA; from the coding sequence ATGGGTGAGAATGAAGCGCCGGCAATCGTAACGGAAAAGAAACCTCGCGAGCTGACACAGGACGAGAAGGATGCACTTGAGGTGCGCCGCAAACAACGGGTTCTGGAGTATATTTCACTCCTTAATGACTCGAGTCTCAACTTCCGCTGGAGGGCGGCGGAAGCACTGGGGACCGAGGGGGACGAGACCGCGGTTGAGCCGCTGATTGCTGCACTGAACGATCCGTATGTTGATGTGCAGTGGCTGGCAGCCAAATCTCTCGGAAAGATCGGGGATCTCAGGGCAGTCGGACCGCTCATCTCTGCGTTGGGTTCCCCGGACAAGTGGCTTCGGACCGGGGCTGCATGGGGTCTTGGAAAGCTGCGGGACAAACGGGCAGTCCCGGCACTCATCCCCCTTCTTAAGGATGCAAAAAAGATAGTCCGGAAAAATGCCGCATGGGCACTGGGAAATATCGGCGATGTGGCTGCATTGGTGCCGCTCCGGGAAGCATCCGGGGATCCGGATGAGGACGTCCGGCTGGCAGTAGAGAAAGCTATCCGATCTATCGAATCCGGTCGCGCATAA